From Streptomyces sp. Edi4, one genomic window encodes:
- the dapB gene encoding 4-hydroxy-tetrahydrodipicolinate reductase yields MSKLRVAVLGAKGRIGSEAVRAVEAADDMELVAALGRGDSLDTLAESGAQVAVELTTPDSVMENLEFCVRHEIHAVVGTTGWTEARLAQLNTWLAAAPATGVLIAPNFSIGAVLTMKFAQLAAPYFESVEVVELHHPNKVDAPSGTATRTAQLIAAARAEAGVGPAPDATATALAGARGADVDGVPVHAVRLRGLLAHQEVLLGAEGETLTVRHDSLHHSSFMPGILLGARRVVSTPGLTFGLEHFLDLN; encoded by the coding sequence ATGAGCAAGCTGCGCGTGGCGGTCCTCGGTGCCAAGGGCCGGATCGGTTCCGAGGCCGTACGAGCCGTCGAGGCCGCCGACGACATGGAACTGGTCGCGGCCCTTGGCCGGGGCGACAGCCTGGACACGCTCGCCGAGAGCGGCGCCCAGGTCGCTGTCGAGCTGACCACGCCCGACTCGGTGATGGAAAACCTCGAGTTCTGTGTACGCCACGAGATCCACGCGGTGGTCGGCACCACGGGCTGGACCGAGGCCCGCCTCGCGCAGCTGAACACCTGGCTCGCCGCCGCCCCGGCGACCGGTGTGCTCATCGCGCCGAACTTCTCCATCGGCGCCGTCTTGACCATGAAGTTCGCCCAGCTCGCGGCCCCGTACTTCGAATCGGTCGAGGTCGTCGAACTGCACCACCCGAACAAGGTGGACGCCCCATCCGGCACCGCCACGCGCACCGCCCAGCTGATCGCGGCGGCCCGCGCCGAAGCGGGGGTCGGCCCCGCGCCGGACGCCACGGCCACGGCGCTTGCCGGAGCGCGCGGCGCCGACGTGGACGGCGTCCCCGTGCACGCGGTGCGGCTGCGCGGCCTCCTGGCCCACCAGGAAGTGCTGCTCGGCGCGGAGGGCGAAACCCTGACCGTGCGCCACGACTCCCTGCACCACAGCAGCTTCATGCCGGGCATCCTGCTCGGCGCCCGCCGCGTGGTGTCCACTCCCGGCCTCACCTTCGGCCTGGAACACTTCCTCGACCTCAACTGA